A stretch of the Rhizomicrobium sp. genome encodes the following:
- a CDS encoding transglycosylase SLT domain-containing protein codes for MTYKRAALFLLATTSAAAFAQTTLPSGLTQQGGVVMMQPIPDGSSDAGFTLDRERRPSPVRALSAADHDLYTRAFDAADRGDWGAARALAGQGHDATATRLITWRYILDKNSGASFAEIDQFLKNNPAWPLRDTLLARAEVAMDPAMAPGAALAWFGDRTPVTGLGMVRLGDAMIALGKAGAGRAMVQRGWISGAFQPDQELAIVRKDGGLLTPDVDRARLANLISRDDVAGAQRELSRVEDDVQALGRARLALRTNRTIGERLAAALPASVASDPDLLFDRARAARRAGDNAAAASLLNRTGMKSFAAAHPTRWWSEANLTVRGLVASGSYRAAYAVIDDTGLTSGTEFSESEFLAGWIALRRMDSPTRALGHFKALEAGVSRPISLARARYWKGRCYEAMGSKTEAVAQYRLAAQAPESFYGQVALARIDATPVLHVGDLQVDARDAVDDFARDELNRPIRALADLGQENFLRVFAAREEELHPEPKRVKVLAQTLTELGFREIAVRVAKTASYTGTTFLPYTHPVIPIPAYPGPGTGPEPALVLGLIRQETEFDPDAVSKAGARGLMQLMPGSARTDANRAGLLYRPNDLTTDPNYNIQLGMVEFATYLGTWNGSLVLSIASYNAGPNNVRKWLAANGDPRTAGVDPIDWIEMIPFSETRNYVMRVLENAQIYRGRLAGRDVQTRILQDLYAPGAVQVGVLGP; via the coding sequence ATGACATACAAGCGCGCCGCCCTGTTCCTGCTTGCGACCACGAGCGCCGCGGCCTTCGCGCAGACCACCCTGCCGAGCGGGCTGACCCAACAGGGCGGGGTCGTCATGATGCAGCCGATCCCGGACGGTTCGAGCGATGCGGGCTTCACGCTCGACCGCGAGCGGCGGCCGAGCCCGGTGCGCGCGCTGAGCGCCGCCGATCACGACCTCTACACGCGGGCATTCGACGCGGCGGATCGCGGCGACTGGGGCGCGGCGCGGGCGCTCGCCGGGCAAGGCCATGACGCGACGGCCACCCGGCTGATCACCTGGCGCTATATCCTGGACAAGAATTCGGGCGCGTCCTTCGCGGAGATCGACCAGTTCCTCAAGAACAATCCGGCCTGGCCGCTGCGCGACACGCTGCTGGCGCGGGCGGAGGTCGCGATGGATCCCGCGATGGCGCCGGGCGCGGCGCTCGCATGGTTCGGCGACCGCACGCCGGTCACCGGGCTGGGCATGGTGCGGCTGGGCGATGCGATGATCGCGCTGGGCAAGGCCGGTGCCGGACGCGCGATGGTGCAGCGCGGCTGGATCAGCGGCGCGTTCCAGCCCGACCAGGAACTCGCCATCGTGCGCAAGGATGGCGGGTTGCTGACGCCGGACGTCGACCGCGCGCGGCTGGCCAACCTGATCTCGCGCGACGACGTCGCGGGGGCGCAGCGCGAGCTGTCGCGCGTGGAGGACGACGTGCAGGCGCTGGGGCGCGCGCGGCTGGCCCTGCGCACCAATCGGACGATCGGCGAGCGGCTGGCCGCCGCCCTGCCCGCGAGCGTGGCGAGCGATCCCGACCTGTTGTTCGACCGCGCAAGGGCGGCGCGGCGGGCGGGCGACAATGCGGCGGCGGCTTCGCTCCTGAACCGCACGGGCATGAAGAGCTTCGCGGCGGCGCATCCCACGCGCTGGTGGAGCGAAGCCAACCTCACCGTGCGCGGCCTGGTGGCGAGCGGTTCGTATCGCGCGGCCTATGCGGTGATCGACGACACGGGGCTGACGAGCGGGACGGAGTTCTCCGAATCCGAATTCCTCGCCGGGTGGATCGCCCTGCGCCGCATGGACAGCCCGACCCGGGCGCTGGGCCATTTCAAGGCGCTCGAGGCCGGCGTGTCGCGGCCGATCAGCCTGGCGCGGGCGCGCTACTGGAAGGGGCGCTGCTACGAGGCGATGGGCAGCAAGACGGAGGCGGTCGCGCAGTACCGGCTGGCGGCGCAGGCGCCGGAGAGCTTCTACGGCCAGGTGGCGCTGGCGCGGATCGACGCGACGCCGGTTCTGCATGTGGGCGACCTGCAGGTCGACGCGCGCGATGCGGTCGACGACTTCGCCCGCGACGAGCTGAACCGGCCGATCCGGGCGCTGGCGGATCTGGGGCAGGAGAATTTCCTGCGCGTCTTCGCGGCGCGCGAGGAAGAGCTGCATCCCGAGCCCAAGCGGGTCAAGGTGCTGGCGCAGACGCTGACCGAGCTCGGCTTCCGCGAGATCGCGGTCCGGGTGGCGAAGACCGCGAGCTATACGGGCACGACGTTTCTTCCCTACACCCACCCGGTCATTCCGATTCCGGCCTATCCGGGTCCCGGCACGGGACCGGAGCCGGCGCTCGTGCTTGGGCTGATCCGGCAGGAGACCGAGTTCGATCCCGATGCCGTCAGCAAGGCCGGCGCGCGCGGCTTGATGCAGCTCATGCCGGGCTCGGCACGGACCGATGCCAACCGCGCCGGGCTGCTCTACCGGCCCAACGACCTCACGACGGACCCCAACTACAACATCCAGCTCGGCATGGTGGAGTTCGCGACCTATCTGGGGACCTGGAACGGGTCCCTGGTGCTGTCGATCGCGTCCTACAATGCCGGCCCCAACAATGTGCGCAAATGGCTGGCGGCGAACGGCGATCCGCGCACGGCCGGAGTCGATCCCATCGACTGGATCGAGATGATCCCGTTCAGCGAGACGCGGAACTATGTGATGCGGGTGCTGGAGAACGCGCAGATCTATCGCGGACGGCTGGCGGGGCGCGATGTGCAGACGCGCATCCTGCAGGATCTCTATGCGCCGGGCGCGGTGCAGGTCGGGGTGCTGGGGCCTTAG